From the Kribbella sp. CA-293567 genome, the window CCCGATCCCCAGTGGCGCCACCTCCGCGGCGAGCGCCGAACTGAACCCTTCGAGCGCCCACTTGCTGGCGTTGTAGGCGCCGAAGAGCGGCAGATGCCCGACCGCGCCGACCGTCGACACCTGCACGATCTTTCCCGAACCGCGCTGGCGCAGGTGAGGCAGCACCGCTTGGGAAACCCACAGTGCGCCGTACAGGTTGACCTCGAACTGCGCCCGGACCTCCTGCTCGGACAGCTCCTCGATCGCGCCGACCAGGCCGTAGCCCGCGTTGTTCACCACCACATCCGGTACGCCGACCGTCGCGGCCACCTCGTCGATCACCCGGAAGACGTCAGCTCGATCAGTGACGTCGAGACGCCACGGGACCAGGCGATCGCCGTACTTCTCGGTCAGGTCGTCCAGAACCCCCTCGCGACGGATCGTCGCCACCACACGATCACCCTGCTCCAGCGCCGCTTCGGCGAAAGCACGCCCGAGCCCCCGCCCTGCGCCGGTCACGAACCACAGTCGTCGCGTCATCGTCTGCCCCTCACTCGCTTGCTTCTCAACGAGACGAACCGTATCGTCTCGTTTGTGAGAAGTCCAGACAGCAGTCGCCGCAGTGACCGAGCCCGGACCGCGATCCTCGAGGCCGCGGGCGCCGCCGTCGCCGAGCTCGGCTACACCCGGACCACGATCGAAGGCATCGCGACCCGGGCCGGCGTCGGCAAGCAGACGATCTACCGCTGGTGGCCCTCGAAGGGCGCCGTCGTCCTGGACGCCTTGGTGGCCGAGGAGCCCGCGGCGGAGTGGCCGGACACCGGCGACTTCGCGGCCGATCTGAGGCTGGTGCTGCGGGCAACGATCGAGGAGTTCGCCGACCCGGCCCGATCGGCGACGCTGCGCGCGGTGATGATCGACATGCAGAGCGATCCGGCCCTCAGCGACGCGGTGATGACGCGGATGCTCAGGCCGCACCTCGAGGCGACCAAGCGGCGGCTGGAATCCGCCCAGCGCGCCGGGCAGGTGCGTGAAGGGCTCGACCTGGAACTCGCGACGGAGATGTTCAACGGCCCGGTCTACCACCGGTGGCTGCTGCAGACCCAGCCGCTGGACCGGGCCTACGCCGATGCCCTCACCGCGCTGGCGGTGAGGGCGCTCAGCTGACTGTCGCCCTCGCCGGATCAGGCGAGCGAGACCAGCTCCAGGTAGTCGTCGGTCCAGAGATCCTCGGTGGCGTCCGGCAGGATCAGCACCCGGTCCGGGCGGAGCGCCTCGATCGCGCCCTCGTCGTGGGTGACCATGATGATCGCTCCCGGATAGTTGCCCACCGCACCGAGTACTTCGTCCCGGGAAGCCGGGTCGAGGTTGTTGGTCGGTTCGTCGAGCAGCAGCACGTTCGCACCCGAGTGCACCAGGCCGGCCAGCGCCAGCCTGGTCTTCTCGCCACCGGAGAGCACCGCGGCGGGCTTGTCCACGTCGTCTCCGGAGAAGAGGAACGAACCGAGCACGTTGCGGACCTCGCCGTCGGTCAGACCGGGGGCGACCGACGCCAGGTTCTGCCGAACCGTCCCGGCCAGGTCCAGGGTGTCGTGCTCCTGGGCGAAGTAGCCGAGGCGCAGGCCGTGGCCGGGGACGACCTGACCGGCGTCCGGCTGTTCGCGACCGGCGAGGATGCGGAGCAGTGTGGTCTTGCCCGCGCCGTTGAGGCCCAGGATGACCAGTCTGCTGCCACGATCCACGGCCAGGTCGACCCCGTTGAGCACCTGTAGCCCGCCGTACGACTTGGTCAAGCCGGTGGCAGTCAGCGGGGTGCGGCCGGACGGAGCCGGGTCGGGCAGGCGGATCTTGGCGACGCGGGCGGTCCGGCGTACCGGCTCTAGGTCGCTGAGCAGCTTGCCGGCTCGTCGCGCCATGTTCTTGGCCGCCATCGCGGTCGAGGCACCGGCCCGCATCTTGTCGGCTTGGGCGTTGAGCACGGCGGCTTTGCGCTCGGCGATGTGGCGTTCCCGGGCCCGGCGGCGGTCGTCGAGTTCAAGCTGTTCGAGGTACTTGCGCCAGCCCGTGTTGTGGACGTCGATCGTGGTCCGCAGCGGGTCCAGGTGGAAGACGCGGTTGACCGTGGCCGCGAGCAGGTCGCGGTCATGGCTGATCACCACCAGGCCGCCGGGGTAGCCGAGCAGGAACGAGCGCAGCCAGCCGACCGAATCGGCGTCGAGGTGGTTGGTCGGCTCGTCCAGCAGCAGGGTGTCGTGCTCGGCGAAGAGGATGCGCGCGAGCTCGACCCGGCGCCGCTGACCGCCCGACAGGTGGCCGACCGGCTGGTCGAGAGCGCGAGCGGGCAGGCCGACACCGGCGGCGAGACGAGCTGCCTCGGCTTCGGCCGCGTAGCCTCCACCGGCCTGAAACTGTGTCTCGGCGCGGGCATAGGCGGCCATCGCGCGCTCCTGAGCCTCACCGGTGGCGCTGCTCATCTCGGCCTCGGCCTTCCGCAGCCGTCGTACTGCGAGGTCGAGGCCGCGGGCGGACAGAATGCGGGCCGTGACGGTGACGCCGGGATCGGCCGCGCGCGGATCCTGCGGCAGGTAGCCGACGGAGCCGGTGGACGCGATCGTGCCGCTCGCCGGACGGTCTTCGCCGGCCAGTGTCTTCATCAGGGTGGTCTTGCCGGCGCCGTTGCGGCCGACCAGTCCGATCCGGTCGCCGGGGCTGATGTGGAACGTGAGGTCGGACAGCAGCAACTGCGCGCCGACGCGAAGGTCTACACCGCGGACGGTGATCATGACAACTACTCTCTGTGATGTCTGCTGGACGCACTTCAGGTACGGAAGCGGGGTCCGCAGCTAGACACAGAGGCGAGTAGCCATGGCTTCAGGGTAGATCCGGCCGCCACGGCCGTCACCCGATTTACTGCTCGGGAGCGGTGGCGGGGAGCTCGATGACGAACCGGGCGCCGCCTTCGGGGCGGGTTTTGACCTGGATGCTGCCGTGGTGCCACTCGACGTGGCGGGCGACGATGGCCAGGCCCAGCCCGATCCCGCCGCGTTGCGCGTCGGTGCGGCTGTCGGGCTGTGCGTCGCCGCGGCCGAAGCGTTCGAAGATGCGCTCCCGGTCGGCCTCGGGGATCCCCGGACCCGAGTCGTCGACGTAGATGATCACGCCCGGGCCGCCCGCCTTGACCGACACGCCCTTGCACCCACCGGCGTGCTGCTCGGCGTTGTCGACCAGGTTGGCGATCACCCGTTC encodes:
- a CDS encoding ABC-F family ATP-binding cassette domain-containing protein; this encodes MITVRGVDLRVGAQLLLSDLTFHISPGDRIGLVGRNGAGKTTLMKTLAGEDRPASGTIASTGSVGYLPQDPRAADPGVTVTARILSARGLDLAVRRLRKAEAEMSSATGEAQERAMAAYARAETQFQAGGGYAAEAEAARLAAGVGLPARALDQPVGHLSGGQRRRVELARILFAEHDTLLLDEPTNHLDADSVGWLRSFLLGYPGGLVVISHDRDLLAATVNRVFHLDPLRTTIDVHNTGWRKYLEQLELDDRRRARERHIAERKAAVLNAQADKMRAGASTAMAAKNMARRAGKLLSDLEPVRRTARVAKIRLPDPAPSGRTPLTATGLTKSYGGLQVLNGVDLAVDRGSRLVILGLNGAGKTTLLRILAGREQPDAGQVVPGHGLRLGYFAQEHDTLDLAGTVRQNLASVAPGLTDGEVRNVLGSFLFSGDDVDKPAAVLSGGEKTRLALAGLVHSGANVLLLDEPTNNLDPASRDEVLGAVGNYPGAIIMVTHDEGAIEALRPDRVLILPDATEDLWTDDYLELVSLA
- a CDS encoding SDR family NAD(P)-dependent oxidoreductase; its protein translation is MTRRLWFVTGAGRGLGRAFAEAALEQGDRVVATIRREGVLDDLTEKYGDRLVPWRLDVTDRADVFRVIDEVAATVGVPDVVVNNAGYGLVGAIEELSEQEVRAQFEVNLYGALWVSQAVLPHLRQRGSGKIVQVSTVGAVGHLPLFGAYNASKWALEGFSSALAAEVAPLGIGVHLLQLGGFATDWFGSSMAYATALPAYDETRGGIFGMPGYPTPEDVQAAGPSTDESPRVAAEALLALLDEPEAPLRKVIGTGAHEMVRMALEWRRDDYRHDPEFVWPAPA
- a CDS encoding TetR/AcrR family transcriptional regulator, coding for MRSPDSSRRSDRARTAILEAAGAAVAELGYTRTTIEGIATRAGVGKQTIYRWWPSKGAVVLDALVAEEPAAEWPDTGDFAADLRLVLRATIEEFADPARSATLRAVMIDMQSDPALSDAVMTRMLRPHLEATKRRLESAQRAGQVREGLDLELATEMFNGPVYHRWLLQTQPLDRAYADALTALAVRALS